In Hyphomicrobium denitrificans 1NES1, one DNA window encodes the following:
- the purS gene encoding phosphoribosylformylglycinamidine synthase subunit PurS has protein sequence MKARIKITLKNGVLDPQGKAIEGAVKGLGISGVSDVRQGKYVEVDLAESDPDKARAIVERMCKDLLANMVIENYSYEIG, from the coding sequence ATGAAAGCCCGCATCAAGATCACGTTGAAGAACGGCGTCCTCGATCCGCAGGGCAAGGCCATCGAAGGCGCCGTGAAAGGCCTCGGCATTTCCGGCGTCAGCGATGTACGCCAGGGCAAATACGTCGAAGTCGATTTGGCCGAGAGCGATCCGGACAAGGCACGCGCCATCGTCGAGCGGATGTGCAAGGACCTGCTCGCCAACATGGTCATCGAGAACTACAGCTACGAGATCGGCTGA
- the purQ gene encoding phosphoribosylformylglycinamidine synthase subunit PurQ, translating to MLRASVIVFPGSNCDRDVKTAIERVTGFAPKMVWHGDASVPSSDVIVLPGGFSYGDYLRCGAMAAHSPIMKDVVAKAKAGTPVIGICNGFQILCESGLLPGALLRNASLHFICRDVFLKVENDQTFFTKCYRKGEVIKVPIAHGEGNYFADSETLDRLEGDGRVAFRYSDASGTVSPETCPNGAQRNIAGIVNETGRVLGMMPHPERLYETALGGTDGRRVFESILLSTLEAAA from the coding sequence ATGCTCCGCGCTTCCGTCATCGTCTTTCCGGGTTCGAATTGCGATCGCGACGTCAAAACGGCGATCGAGCGGGTGACCGGATTTGCGCCGAAGATGGTGTGGCACGGAGATGCCAGCGTGCCCTCGTCCGACGTCATCGTGCTGCCGGGCGGTTTCTCCTACGGCGACTATCTGCGCTGCGGGGCAATGGCTGCGCACTCGCCGATCATGAAGGACGTCGTCGCCAAGGCGAAGGCCGGAACGCCGGTCATCGGCATCTGCAACGGCTTCCAGATCCTGTGCGAGTCTGGGCTGCTACCCGGTGCACTGTTGCGCAACGCGTCGCTGCACTTCATCTGCCGAGACGTATTTCTGAAAGTCGAGAACGACCAGACGTTCTTCACGAAATGCTATCGCAAGGGCGAGGTTATCAAGGTTCCGATCGCGCACGGCGAAGGCAACTACTTTGCCGACAGCGAGACGCTGGATCGGCTCGAAGGCGATGGGCGCGTTGCGTTCCGGTACTCGGATGCATCTGGCACCGTGTCGCCGGAGACATGCCCGAACGGCGCCCAGCGTAACATTGCTGGCATCGTCAACGAAACGGGCCGCGTGCTCGGCATGATGCCCCATCCCGAGCGCCTCTATGAAACGGCGCTCGGCGGCACCGATGGCCGCCGCGTGTTCGAAAGCATTCTGCTTTCGACGCTCGAAGCCGCGGCGTAA
- the purC gene encoding phosphoribosylaminoimidazolesuccinocarboxamide synthase — protein MNKRRRIYEGKAKVLYEGPEPGTLIQHFKDDATAFNAKKHALIEGKGVLNNRISEYIFMKLGEIAVPTHFIKRLNMREQLIREVEIIPLEVVVRNVAAGSLSTRLGLEEGSQLPRSIIEFYYKKDELNDPMVSEEHITAFGWATPQEIDEIMQLALRINDFLVGLFLGIGIRLVDFKVEFGRLYDNEQVRIVLADEISPDCCRLWDAQSGDKLDKDRFRRDLGGVLEAYQEVARRLGVLTENPRPRGAGPVLVASNPVNGKPN, from the coding sequence ATGAACAAGCGTCGGCGCATCTACGAGGGCAAAGCAAAGGTCCTCTACGAGGGTCCCGAACCGGGGACGCTCATCCAGCATTTCAAGGACGACGCAACCGCATTCAACGCGAAGAAGCACGCGCTGATTGAGGGCAAGGGCGTTTTGAACAACCGTATCTCCGAGTACATTTTTATGAAACTCGGAGAGATCGCCGTTCCGACGCATTTCATCAAGCGTCTCAACATGCGCGAGCAGCTGATCCGCGAAGTCGAGATCATTCCGCTCGAGGTCGTCGTCCGGAACGTTGCAGCAGGCTCGCTGTCGACGCGACTCGGACTTGAGGAAGGCTCGCAGCTCCCGCGCTCGATCATCGAGTTCTATTACAAGAAGGACGAACTCAACGACCCGATGGTGTCGGAAGAGCACATCACGGCTTTCGGATGGGCGACGCCGCAAGAGATCGATGAGATCATGCAGCTCGCGCTCAGGATCAACGACTTCCTCGTCGGCCTTTTCCTCGGAATCGGTATCCGGCTTGTCGACTTCAAGGTCGAGTTCGGCCGTCTCTACGACAACGAGCAGGTCCGCATCGTGCTGGCAGACGAGATCAGCCCGGATTGTTGCCGGCTGTGGGACGCGCAGTCGGGCGACAAGCTCGACAAGGATCGTTTCCGTCGCGATCTCGGCGGCGTGCTCGAAGCCTATCAGGAGGTCGCCCGGCGTCTCGGCGTTTTGACTGAAAATCCGCGGCCGCGTGGCGCGGGCCCGGTGCTCGTCGCGTCGAATCCCGTTAACGGAAAACCGAACTGA